A genomic stretch from Anaerobacillus sp. CMMVII includes:
- a CDS encoding DUF1287 domain-containing protein, with the protein MNFKKIFLLLCMTVLIGGAFFITFYRNGMILDSMNIHLEFPLTKAVVVPDDTVMVDRNNNGIPDPIDIVNAARKEVEQRTKYESNYYGGGYPPDDEGVCTDVVWRGLFGAEINLKDVMDEDIKENTKLYPRVGGKPDPNIDFRRVPNQYVFFERYTEVLTTELIPGDIENLREWQPGDIVLFLDGFHHVAIVSDRRAKDGTPYIIHNNPPFAAEIKLKSIKTPIAGHYRWNY; encoded by the coding sequence ATGAACTTTAAAAAAATCTTTCTTTTATTGTGTATGACAGTTCTGATCGGAGGCGCTTTTTTTATCACGTTTTATAGAAATGGTATGATCCTTGACTCAATGAATATTCACCTTGAATTTCCACTTACAAAGGCTGTTGTTGTTCCTGATGATACTGTGATGGTTGATCGAAATAACAATGGAATCCCTGACCCGATTGATATCGTAAATGCTGCTCGAAAAGAAGTTGAACAACGTACTAAATATGAAAGCAACTACTATGGTGGAGGGTATCCCCCTGATGATGAAGGTGTTTGTACAGATGTGGTATGGCGCGGGCTTTTTGGAGCTGAAATAAACTTAAAAGATGTCATGGACGAGGATATTAAGGAAAACACGAAGCTATATCCACGAGTTGGTGGAAAACCCGATCCGAACATTGATTTTCGCCGAGTGCCGAACCAGTACGTGTTTTTTGAACGTTATACCGAGGTTTTAACTACTGAACTAATTCCGGGGGATATTGAAAATTTACGTGAATGGCAGCCAGGTGATATTGTTTTGTTTTTAGATGGATTTCATCATGTAGCCATCGTCTCAGATCGCCGAGCAAAAGATGGAACACCATATATTATTCATAACAATCCCCCTTTTGCAGCGGAAATTAAATTAAAATCAATCAAAACACCAATCGCAGGTCATTATCGGTGGAATTATTAA
- a CDS encoding tetratricopeptide repeat protein, giving the protein MSTKLASFVINEVVSLMKETKYEEARPLVINIIHELNDKKSYNYAKEFVNSINEADLLPLLRLLDASLMSRYSSLLVKMVHRNLHTQFTEILQCYELNYSGKYLEAEEKLKAILERNDSTLEDKVLERAYWALAHSLMEMKRFGEAAHYLNLLGKISSEPMYDRWGSFYYQKGEWDEAKKLFLQGIEHDPKPQYCYSLLQSLYLAEGNPYQALEVINDGIAKAPYYLPLRLEKAKRLKELEKWDEFLDEISHLEQLSPLHDYQNYFQYARAQIFYQKGEYGIFSDIVATHPMIFKGSAYSNYPQDFANKMVTIPTNVVVQKYNYCVPATVSMLLARYGIEKTQEEIAESIFHVNGSRLSVAVDYLTKIEMSCRYFFGTIENYQQLTDRGVSIIVCLDYPNASHVQLVRGYDENLKALLLQDPNFPEPFFIKYTDFEKHYGNNQCLSIAVVPDVDREKITLLNTNEDELVRKMYQFSDRMEKNDPTAVKEFEIFAETEKSLYTMSYVVKFFSVKDSNLELLRKTADLIMERQPESDYFKLIIAYAFARASDFEKATSILTTVKNQKVHLYHFLLGRMAYDQEQYLKAGSHYYHSLQVEGDHYDTWSYLSLCSYYAEETEKAISYSEISLDINNHDIWNRMNYGFILYHEEKWNEARALYTSLLREYKDHGHAWYERARCDQNLGRLHQALRGFQIAKQLEKSVPFPYVEIASIYAYHFENLDRAIIELQEGLTKTNPTDFGLLMTLADFYIAKENYPEAKVCYEKVLEHHPDEPTPLLAYAKVLSEVEEQEKAVNFLKEGAEKFHTNGPFFIEAGEWLMHHALNEVDEQKALDWIETGLSQENVHLDYSWNLYVNLVEETEYNDRARLFLLDQLEKNHQGNVNLMCYIGCLFEAKGELERAEQLYQEALPLEENTFPFYRLGEMALRKEEYATATHFYENCLKIDETFMVAYFRLAHIEKVTDHPDKEHEYLFSAFKQAPDDLDIEYFLELAARVERLPRIEEYLTSIKGEVEEVWRLQTLAFIAEMNEDLQHEATLIEEALAIEPENEGIQQHYANICYKQGRFQKAVELTLKLIKTDLENEQLYAILVASLHESKKLNTIKDVVLSLELSDQENSIVLMYAASAVVEQVLAIKEEKSSVISIFKSLKTKKLLKELKPQIIDLYKLSYEFDPNNGVGINWLCEYHCQHGDGPEVGLMELQTYLDKGWNFDIGFHFAYSVLEYFDAENTDIYEQAIEILNRCLQDEKELASVHSNLGQLYFDLEHIDEALQHLDQAIEFDPQMFNPYYAKSRIYEQLEEYPQMEECARYAIQLNPDFPDAYIQLGIAVYQQGRTEEALQYTEQLLQVDDLHLNGHYNKACFLTVLGNVEEAFEHLQFVLTNEDDHNYYRELAKTDPDLNVLRTNPLTAARMKKLMK; this is encoded by the coding sequence TTGAGCACAAAACTAGCAAGCTTCGTTATTAATGAAGTAGTTTCTCTGATGAAAGAGACTAAATATGAAGAAGCACGACCTCTTGTCATCAATATTATCCATGAGCTAAATGATAAAAAATCTTATAACTATGCAAAAGAATTCGTTAATTCAATCAATGAAGCTGACCTGCTACCATTACTCCGTCTCTTAGATGCAAGTTTAATGAGCAGATATAGTAGTTTACTCGTGAAAATGGTACACCGTAATCTTCATACTCAGTTCACTGAAATATTGCAGTGTTACGAGTTGAATTACAGTGGTAAATATTTAGAAGCTGAAGAGAAGTTAAAAGCAATTCTTGAAAGAAATGACTCAACACTAGAAGATAAAGTACTAGAACGTGCGTATTGGGCGTTAGCACACTCATTAATGGAAATGAAACGTTTTGGTGAAGCTGCACACTATTTAAATCTACTAGGAAAAATTTCTTCTGAACCAATGTATGATCGTTGGGGGTCCTTTTACTATCAAAAAGGAGAATGGGACGAAGCAAAAAAGCTTTTTCTTCAAGGAATTGAACATGATCCGAAACCGCAGTACTGTTACAGTTTACTGCAATCACTTTATTTGGCTGAGGGCAATCCTTATCAAGCATTAGAGGTCATAAATGACGGTATTGCCAAAGCTCCATACTATTTGCCGCTACGTCTCGAAAAAGCTAAAAGGTTAAAAGAGTTAGAGAAATGGGATGAGTTTTTAGATGAGATTAGTCATCTTGAACAACTATCACCACTACATGACTATCAAAACTACTTTCAATATGCCCGGGCCCAGATATTTTACCAAAAAGGGGAGTATGGCATTTTTAGTGACATTGTAGCGACACATCCGATGATTTTTAAAGGGTCTGCATATAGTAACTATCCGCAGGATTTCGCTAATAAAATGGTGACAATACCAACCAACGTGGTTGTTCAAAAATACAACTATTGTGTTCCTGCTACGGTTTCAATGCTCTTAGCTCGCTATGGAATTGAGAAAACTCAAGAAGAGATTGCAGAATCTATTTTTCACGTAAATGGTTCAAGGTTATCGGTTGCTGTGGATTACTTAACTAAAATAGAAATGAGCTGTCGATACTTTTTTGGTACAATCGAAAACTATCAACAGCTAACCGATCGTGGTGTCTCGATTATCGTTTGTTTGGATTATCCAAACGCTTCTCACGTCCAATTAGTTCGAGGATATGATGAAAATCTAAAAGCACTACTTCTTCAAGATCCAAATTTTCCTGAGCCTTTTTTCATCAAATATACAGACTTTGAAAAACATTACGGAAATAACCAATGTTTATCCATTGCGGTTGTTCCAGATGTAGACCGTGAAAAAATCACTTTGTTAAACACGAATGAGGACGAACTTGTTCGAAAAATGTATCAATTTTCTGATCGAATGGAGAAAAATGATCCAACAGCTGTAAAAGAGTTTGAAATATTTGCTGAAACTGAAAAATCACTATACACAATGTCGTATGTTGTAAAGTTTTTCTCTGTAAAAGATAGTAACCTGGAGCTATTAAGAAAAACAGCCGACCTGATCATGGAAAGGCAACCAGAATCTGATTATTTCAAATTAATTATCGCCTATGCATTTGCTCGAGCTTCTGACTTTGAGAAAGCAACATCTATTTTAACAACTGTAAAAAATCAAAAAGTCCACTTATATCATTTTTTACTAGGAAGAATGGCTTATGATCAAGAACAGTATCTAAAAGCAGGTAGTCATTATTACCATTCATTGCAGGTTGAGGGAGATCATTACGATACGTGGTCGTATTTGTCACTATGTTCTTATTACGCAGAAGAAACTGAAAAAGCAATTTCTTACTCTGAAATTTCATTAGATATAAACAATCATGACATTTGGAACAGGATGAATTATGGCTTTATTTTATATCATGAGGAAAAATGGAATGAGGCACGCGCTTTATATACAAGTTTGCTGAGGGAGTATAAAGATCATGGCCATGCGTGGTACGAACGTGCTCGATGTGATCAAAATCTAGGGCGACTTCATCAAGCATTACGAGGGTTTCAAATTGCAAAACAGTTAGAAAAGTCTGTTCCGTTTCCTTACGTAGAGATTGCTAGTATCTATGCTTACCATTTTGAGAATTTGGATCGAGCAATAATAGAGCTGCAGGAGGGTCTTACAAAAACAAATCCCACAGACTTTGGACTACTGATGACCCTTGCAGATTTCTACATTGCAAAAGAGAATTATCCCGAGGCCAAAGTATGCTATGAAAAAGTACTCGAACATCATCCAGATGAGCCAACTCCGTTATTAGCCTATGCGAAAGTGCTAAGTGAGGTAGAGGAACAGGAAAAGGCTGTAAATTTCCTAAAAGAAGGCGCCGAAAAGTTTCATACAAATGGTCCATTTTTCATCGAAGCTGGTGAGTGGTTAATGCATCATGCATTGAATGAAGTAGACGAACAAAAGGCGTTAGATTGGATTGAGACAGGCCTTTCTCAGGAAAATGTTCATCTTGATTATAGCTGGAATCTCTATGTAAATTTAGTCGAGGAAACCGAATACAATGACAGAGCTCGCTTGTTTTTACTTGATCAGTTAGAAAAAAATCATCAGGGTAACGTAAATTTAATGTGTTATATCGGATGCTTGTTCGAAGCTAAAGGTGAGCTAGAAAGAGCTGAGCAACTGTATCAAGAGGCATTACCTCTAGAAGAAAATACGTTTCCGTTTTACCGCCTAGGTGAAATGGCTCTCCGAAAAGAGGAGTATGCTACGGCAACACATTTTTATGAAAACTGTTTAAAAATCGACGAAACATTTATGGTAGCTTATTTCCGTTTAGCCCATATTGAAAAAGTGACTGATCACCCTGACAAAGAGCATGAATATTTATTTTCAGCATTTAAACAAGCGCCTGATGATTTAGATATTGAATATTTCTTAGAGTTAGCTGCACGTGTTGAAAGATTACCACGGATTGAGGAATATTTAACATCGATTAAAGGTGAAGTAGAAGAAGTATGGCGACTTCAAACATTAGCGTTTATTGCCGAGATGAATGAGGACCTCCAACATGAAGCTACATTAATTGAAGAAGCTTTAGCCATTGAGCCTGAAAATGAGGGAATTCAACAGCATTATGCGAATATTTGTTATAAACAAGGACGCTTCCAAAAAGCTGTTGAGCTTACATTAAAGCTGATCAAAACGGATTTAGAAAATGAGCAATTATATGCTATATTGGTAGCTTCTTTACATGAGAGTAAAAAACTAAACACAATAAAAGACGTAGTTTTGAGTTTAGAACTGTCAGATCAAGAGAACAGCATTGTGTTGATGTATGCAGCAAGTGCAGTAGTCGAGCAGGTACTTGCGATTAAAGAGGAAAAGTCTAGTGTAATCTCAATCTTTAAATCGCTTAAAACAAAAAAATTACTAAAAGAATTGAAACCTCAAATTATCGATTTATATAAATTATCCTATGAGTTTGATCCAAATAATGGCGTGGGTATTAACTGGCTATGTGAGTATCACTGCCAGCATGGGGACGGACCAGAGGTCGGTTTGATGGAACTTCAAACTTATTTAGACAAGGGCTGGAATTTTGATATAGGCTTCCATTTTGCTTATTCTGTATTGGAATATTTCGATGCTGAGAATACTGACATTTATGAACAAGCGATAGAAATTTTAAATCGTTGCCTACAAGACGAAAAAGAACTTGCATCCGTTCACAGCAACCTTGGTCAATTATACTTCGATCTCGAACACATTGATGAAGCGTTACAGCATTTAGATCAAGCAATTGAATTTGACCCGCAAATGTTCAATCCTTACTATGCTAAGAGCAGAATTTATGAACAACTTGAGGAATATCCTCAAATGGAAGAATGTGCACGGTATGCCATCCAATTAAATCCTGATTTTCCTGATGCGTATATACAACTTGGTATCGCAGTTTATCAGCAGGGACGTACAGAGGAGGCATTGCAATATACAGAACAATTATTACAGGTAGATGACCTGCATTTAAATGGGCATTACAATAAAGCTTGCTTCCTAACTGTTTTGGGCAATGTAGAAGAGGCGTTTGAACATTTACAATTTGTCTTAACAAATGAAGATGATCACAACTATTATCGTGAACTTGCCAAAACAGATCCGGATTTAAATGTACTAAGAACAAACCCGCTAACAGCAGCGAGAATGAAGAAGTTGATGAAATAG
- a CDS encoding transposase: protein MDWQKREISFVVRIKKNLRLYTLQEFKPTHPSVIHDAKVLYGLSEIPIRYIEFLDEKGRSYRILTTRFDLTDLQVMEIYRNRWIIELFFKWIKQHLKLTKIWSTKPQGIWNQMFLALIAFGLSLIIKLQSGSIKTPWEFFRLLQTFLFHTVSSFIKSCIEKRKESQKEDKKYLFHYRRLCPALEQSPWLKKNKELILYVKKKGTRSI, encoded by the coding sequence ATGGACTGGCAGAAAAGAGAGATTTCCTTTGTCGTTCGTATAAAAAAGAATCTTAGATTATATACATTACAGGAATTTAAGCCAACTCATCCGTCTGTCATTCATGATGCAAAAGTTTTATATGGTTTATCTGAAATACCGATAAGGTATATTGAATTTTTAGATGAGAAAGGTAGGTCTTATAGGATTTTAACAACAAGATTTGATCTAACAGACCTACAAGTAATGGAAATTTACCGTAATCGTTGGATTATCGAATTATTCTTTAAGTGGATTAAACAGCATCTGAAACTAACAAAAATCTGGAGTACGAAACCACAAGGTATTTGGAATCAGATGTTTCTTGCTCTAATCGCATTTGGATTATCTCTAATTATAAAGCTTCAGTCTGGATCAATAAAAACGCCATGGGAATTCTTTCGCCTTTTACAAACCTTCCTTTTTCACACAGTCAGTTCTTTTATAAAGAGCTGCATCGAAAAAAGAAAAGAAAGTCAAAAGGAAGACAAAAAGTACCTATTCCATTACCGAAGGTTATGCCCAGCTTTGGAACAGTCGCCATGGTTAAAGAAAAATAAAGAATTAATATTATATGTAAAAAAAAAGGGAACGAGGTCAATTTAA
- a CDS encoding vWA domain-containing protein, whose translation MNKNVTEIICLLDRSGSMGGFESQTIRGFNAFIERQSQIAGDTLVTTVLFDDEYEVLWTGVNAKKARLTDQDYYVRGCTALLDAVGKTILDVGYRLSKTVESERPGKIIFVITTDGYENASLEFSYQKVKELIKHQQEKYNWEFIFLGANIDVAKEADSIGISVQNAYNYDTSEDGVETMYEMAWQAVSERRNR comes from the coding sequence ATGAATAAGAATGTAACTGAAATTATTTGCTTACTTGATAGAAGTGGTTCAATGGGAGGATTTGAGAGTCAGACAATTCGCGGGTTTAATGCATTTATTGAAAGACAAAGCCAAATAGCAGGAGATACACTAGTCACTACGGTACTATTTGATGATGAGTATGAGGTTTTATGGACTGGAGTGAACGCTAAAAAGGCAAGACTCACGGATCAAGATTACTATGTAAGAGGGTGTACCGCACTATTAGATGCAGTAGGAAAGACAATTCTTGATGTCGGTTATAGGCTATCCAAAACAGTAGAGTCCGAAAGACCAGGTAAGATTATCTTTGTGATTACAACTGACGGTTATGAGAATGCTAGTCTAGAGTTTAGCTATCAAAAAGTTAAAGAACTGATTAAACATCAACAGGAGAAATATAACTGGGAATTCATCTTCCTTGGCGCAAACATAGATGTAGCAAAAGAGGCCGACAGCATCGGAATTAGCGTACAAAATGCGTATAACTACGATACTTCCGAAGACGGAGTAGAAACCATGTACGAAATGGCATGGCAAGCCGTTTCCGAGAGAAGAAATAGATAA
- a CDS encoding ribonuclease J, producing the protein MSTTEKVLSIFALGGLHEVGKNMYVIQYADDIIVIDCGNKFPDESLLGVDLIIPDISYLLENKEKVKAIIVTHGHEDHIGGIPFFLKKLNVPVYATRFTLGLIELKLTEHKLLRDTELVEINAQSNIDIGNINVNFFKVNHSIPDCLGIVFKTPEGKIVHTGDFKFDLTPANNEHSDIHKMAEIGKDGVLLLLSESTNAERPGLTPSEQIVEEHVLDAFRKSNRKVIISTFASNINRVQQVVAAAQKTNRKLALLGRSMVNVVQVAMERGYLDVPEGMLIDQDQINELAPEQVAILCTGSQGEPMAALARLSTSSFRGVEVLAGDTVILAAGPIPGNEKNVSRIVDNFFELGAKVIYGSGSSSGMHVSGHGYQEDLKLMLTLMRPTYFIPIHGEYRMLYHHRQLAESIGVEHGNTFILKNGDVVDIKDSVARQTRKIPAGNTYIDGIGAGDVAEIVLRDRKQLSEDGMVVVVLTMSKTERKLVSNPDTITRGFVFGGDSDELIKDVNRLISKSVNELEETNRNQWNSIKQSVRKTVGQYLFQQTRKKPMILPIIIEI; encoded by the coding sequence ATGAGCACTACTGAGAAAGTTTTATCAATTTTCGCTTTAGGCGGTTTACATGAAGTCGGTAAGAATATGTATGTCATTCAGTATGCAGACGATATTATCGTTATCGATTGTGGAAACAAGTTTCCAGATGAAAGTTTGTTAGGGGTTGATTTAATCATTCCTGATATTTCGTATTTACTTGAGAATAAAGAGAAAGTAAAAGCTATCATCGTCACTCATGGTCATGAAGATCATATAGGTGGTATACCTTTTTTCTTGAAAAAATTAAATGTACCTGTTTATGCGACTCGCTTTACATTGGGATTAATTGAGTTGAAATTAACAGAACATAAACTCCTTAGGGATACAGAATTAGTTGAAATTAATGCTCAATCAAATATTGATATTGGTAATATAAATGTGAATTTCTTTAAAGTGAACCACAGTATTCCCGATTGTCTAGGGATTGTCTTTAAGACACCGGAAGGAAAAATTGTACATACTGGAGATTTTAAATTTGATTTAACACCAGCTAACAACGAACATTCGGATATTCATAAAATGGCCGAAATCGGTAAGGATGGTGTCTTACTTTTATTATCAGAAAGTACAAACGCCGAACGTCCAGGGTTAACCCCATCTGAACAGATCGTTGAAGAGCATGTACTTGATGCTTTTAGAAAATCTAACCGAAAAGTTATTATCTCAACGTTCGCTTCAAATATTAACCGTGTTCAGCAGGTCGTTGCAGCTGCACAAAAAACAAATCGTAAGCTTGCATTACTTGGAAGAAGTATGGTCAATGTCGTGCAGGTAGCCATGGAGCGAGGCTATTTGGATGTTCCGGAGGGAATGTTAATTGACCAAGACCAAATTAATGAATTGGCACCAGAACAGGTTGCGATCCTTTGTACAGGTAGCCAAGGTGAACCAATGGCAGCTCTTGCTCGTTTATCAACTTCTAGCTTTCGAGGGGTTGAAGTTCTAGCGGGCGATACGGTTATTTTAGCAGCAGGGCCAATTCCTGGAAATGAAAAAAATGTATCACGGATTGTCGACAATTTCTTTGAACTCGGAGCTAAAGTAATTTACGGCTCTGGAAGTTCGTCTGGAATGCATGTCTCAGGACACGGATATCAAGAAGACCTAAAGCTGATGCTTACATTAATGCGACCTACGTATTTCATTCCAATACACGGGGAATATCGTATGCTTTACCACCACCGTCAACTCGCTGAGTCGATTGGCGTAGAACATGGAAATACGTTTATCTTAAAAAACGGTGATGTCGTAGATATTAAAGACAGTGTGGCTCGTCAGACACGGAAAATACCTGCAGGAAATACTTACATTGATGGTATTGGTGCTGGGGATGTCGCGGAAATTGTTTTACGCGATCGTAAGCAACTTTCTGAAGATGGAATGGTCGTCGTTGTGCTAACGATGAGTAAAACAGAACGAAAACTCGTTTCTAATCCAGACACCATTACTCGCGGTTTCGTCTTTGGTGGCGATTCCGATGAACTTATCAAGGATGTAAACCGGTTAATAAGTAAAAGTGTTAACGAATTAGAAGAAACAAATAGAAACCAATGGAATTCAATCAAACAAAGTGTTAGAAAAACGGTAGGACAGTATTTATTTCAGCAAACGAGGAAAAAACCAATGATCCTACCGATTATTATCGAGATTTAG
- a CDS encoding glycoside hydrolase family 43 protein, which yields MEKNSKPNTPLVTHIYTADPSAHVFEGKIYIYPSHDLDHSEPSNDNGDQYKMEDYHVLSMENLNAPCVDHGEVLHVKDVPWAKKQMWAPDAAFKNNTYYLYFPARDHDDIFRLGVATSSSPAGPFTPQPDYIPGSYSIDPAVLVDEDNKAYCYFGGLWGGQLEKWQTGTFLPEAEGPDLSAPALGPRVAELSDDMLTFKETPEEISIVDNEGNPLVAGDEERRFFEGPWVHKYNGYYYLSYSTGTTHSIVYAISKNPKGPFVYQGKILTPVSGWTTHHSIVQFQDKWYLFYHDCSLSDGVDHKRSVKYTELNYNEDGTIQTIDPYKE from the coding sequence ATGGAAAAAAATTCAAAACCAAATACACCTTTAGTTACGCATATTTACACAGCGGACCCTTCTGCTCATGTCTTTGAAGGAAAGATTTATATTTATCCGTCTCATGATCTTGATCATAGCGAGCCTTCAAACGACAATGGTGACCAATATAAAATGGAAGACTATCATGTTCTATCAATGGAAAATTTGAATGCACCTTGCGTCGATCATGGAGAAGTCCTTCACGTAAAAGATGTTCCTTGGGCTAAAAAACAAATGTGGGCTCCGGACGCTGCTTTTAAGAACAATACGTATTATTTATATTTCCCTGCAAGAGATCATGATGATATCTTTAGACTTGGGGTAGCAACTAGCTCTAGTCCTGCAGGTCCTTTTACTCCGCAACCAGATTATATACCTGGTAGTTACAGTATTGATCCAGCAGTTTTAGTCGATGAGGACAACAAAGCATATTGTTATTTTGGTGGGCTTTGGGGAGGACAACTAGAAAAATGGCAGACTGGAACATTTCTACCTGAAGCCGAAGGTCCTGATTTATCAGCCCCTGCATTAGGACCAAGAGTAGCAGAATTAAGTGACGATATGCTTACTTTTAAAGAAACTCCAGAAGAAATCTCTATAGTTGATAATGAAGGTAACCCATTAGTTGCTGGAGACGAAGAAAGAAGATTTTTTGAAGGACCATGGGTACATAAATACAATGGATATTACTACCTATCCTACTCCACTGGTACGACTCATAGTATCGTTTATGCAATCAGTAAAAATCCAAAAGGTCCATTTGTTTATCAAGGGAAAATTCTCACTCCTGTTAGCGGCTGGACAACCCACCATTCGATTGTGCAGTTCCAAGATAAATGGTACTTATTCTACCATGATTGCTCATTATCTGACGGTGTTGACCATAAGCGTAGTGTTAAATACACTGAGCTAAACTATAACGAAGATGGAACTATTCAAACCATCGACCCGTATAAAGAATAA
- the htpX gene encoding protease HtpX: MGKRLLFFILTNILVMTTIVIVWSLITTFTGVGGSFDTGGPGLGIDLVSLGVFSIVVGFTGSFISLAMSRWIAKKMMKVKVLDPNGPLQGHERIVVEKVHRLSRAAGLVHMPEVGIYQSPEVNAFATGPSKKRSLVAVSTGLLSVMDDDAVEGVIAHEVAHVANGDMVTMTLLQGVVNTFVVFFSRIAAILVSRFVRSEMEGIVRFAAIIIFQILFSILGSIVVMAFSRYREFHADQGGADLAGKDKMAHALRSLKAYVDRANVSDRTDDSAIQTMKISGKGGMMKLFSSHPDLDERIARLEQR, translated from the coding sequence ATGGGAAAACGATTATTATTTTTTATCTTGACAAATATCTTGGTCATGACGACGATTGTGATCGTATGGTCGCTCATCACAACATTTACGGGTGTTGGTGGTAGTTTTGACACGGGTGGTCCTGGTTTAGGAATTGATTTAGTTTCTTTAGGAGTCTTTAGTATTGTCGTTGGGTTTACCGGGTCATTTATCTCACTTGCGATGTCTAGATGGATCGCCAAGAAAATGATGAAGGTTAAAGTGCTTGATCCAAATGGTCCATTACAAGGGCACGAGCGTATCGTGGTCGAAAAAGTTCACCGTTTATCACGTGCTGCTGGCTTGGTCCATATGCCTGAGGTTGGGATTTATCAATCGCCTGAGGTAAATGCATTTGCTACAGGTCCATCGAAAAAACGTTCACTAGTTGCTGTTTCAACTGGCCTATTAAGTGTCATGGATGATGATGCTGTTGAGGGAGTAATTGCTCATGAGGTTGCCCACGTTGCTAACGGCGACATGGTTACGATGACACTATTGCAAGGTGTTGTGAATACATTTGTTGTTTTCTTCTCGAGGATAGCAGCTATTCTTGTGTCCCGTTTTGTTCGTTCTGAAATGGAAGGCATCGTTCGATTTGCAGCGATCATTATCTTCCAAATCCTCTTCTCTATTCTTGGAAGCATTGTTGTGATGGCATTCTCCAGGTACAGAGAATTTCATGCTGACCAAGGTGGGGCCGATTTAGCCGGTAAAGACAAAATGGCTCACGCGTTGCGTTCATTAAAGGCTTATGTTGACCGTGCTAACGTAAGTGATCGTACCGACGATTCAGCTATTCAAACAATGAAAATTAGCGGAAAAGGTGGAATGATGAAACTATTTTCATCTCACCCTGACTTAGACGAAAGAATTGCCCGTCTAGAACAACGTTAA
- a CDS encoding YkvS family protein codes for MTEEILAQPGDTIKILDGDFKGEKGKIIGVYNNSSSVELETREENDKPRKTVIPHKNYKVIT; via the coding sequence ATGACTGAAGAAATTTTGGCACAACCTGGTGATACAATTAAAATTCTCGATGGGGATTTTAAAGGTGAAAAAGGAAAGATCATAGGTGTCTATAACAATTCATCTTCCGTTGAATTAGAGACTAGAGAAGAAAATGATAAACCCCGAAAAACGGTTATTCCTCATAAAAATTATAAAGTAATTACATAG